The following proteins come from a genomic window of Acinonyx jubatus isolate Ajub_Pintada_27869175 chromosome C1, VMU_Ajub_asm_v1.0, whole genome shotgun sequence:
- the STRADB gene encoding STE20-related kinase adapter protein beta: MSLLDCFCTSRTQVESLRPEKQSETSIHQHLVDELPFSQLPSSTRAKDVICSTNVSHYELQVEIGRGFDNLTSVHLARHTPTGTLVTIKITNLENCTDERLKALQKAVILSHFFRHPNITTYWTVFTVGSWLWVISPFMAYGSASQLLKTYFPEGMSETLIRNILFGAVRGLSYLHQNGCIHRSIKASHILISGDGLVTLSGLSHLHSLVKHGQRHRAVYDFPQFSTSVQPWLSPELLRQDLHGYNVKSDIYSVGITACELASGKVPFQDMHRTQMLLQKLKGPPYSPLDVSIFPQSESRMKNSRSGVDSGIGESVLVSSGTQTVNSDRLQTPSSKTFSPAFFSLVQLCLQQDPEKRPSASSLLSHVFFKQMKEESQDSILTLLPPKPSIALSPVSRWTEPECDFPDEKDSNWEF, encoded by the exons ATGTCTCTTTTG GATTGTTTCTGCACTTCACGAACACAAGTTGAATCACTCAGACCTGAAAAACAGTCTGAGACCAGTATCCATCAACACTTG GTTGATGAGCTACCCTTTTCCCAGTTGCCTTCATCCACTAGAGCCAAGGATGTGATCTGTTCCACCAATGTTTCTCACTATGAACTCCAAGTGGAAATTG GAAGAGGATTTGACAACTTGACTTCTGTTCATCTTGCCCGGCATACTCCTACAGGAACACTGGTGactataaaaattacaaatctgGAAAACTGCACTGATGAACGCCTGAAAGCTTTACag AAAGCAGTGATTTTGTCCCACTTTTTCCGGCACCCCAATATTACAACCTATTGGACTGTTTTCACTGTTGGCAGCTGGCTTTGGGTTATTTCTCCATTTATGGCCTATG GTTCAGCAAGTCAGCTCTTGAAGACTTACTTTCCTGAAGGAATGAGTGAAACTTTAATAAGAAACATTCTCTTTGGAGCAGTGAGAGGGTTGAGCTATCTGCACCAAAATGGCTGCATtcacag GAGTATTAAAGCCAGCCATATCCTCATTTCTGGTGATGGCCTAGTGACCCTCTCTGGCCTGTCCCACCTGCATAGTTTGGTTAAGCATGGACAGAGGCATAGGGCTGTGTATGATTTCCCACAGTTCAGCACATCAGTGCAGCCGTGGCTGAGCCCAGAACTACTGAGACAG GATTTACATGGATATAATGTAAAGTCAGATATTTACAGTGTTGGGATTACAGCATGTGAATTGGCCAGTGGGAAGGTACCTTTCCAGGACATGCATAGGACTCAG atgtTGTTACAGAAGCTGAAAGGTCCTCCTTACAGCCCATTGGATGTCAGTATCTTCCCTCAATCAGAATCCAGAATGAAGAATTCCCGATCAGGTGTAGACTCTGGGATTGGAGAAAGTGTACTTGTCTCCAGTGGAACTCAAACAGTAAATAGTGACAGATTGCAAACTCCATCCTCAAAAactttctctcctgccttctttAGCTTGGTACAGCTCTGTTTGCAACAAGATCCTGAGAAAAG accATCTGCAAGCAGTTTATTGTCCCATGTGTTCTTCAAACAG ATGAAAGAAGAAAGCCAGGACTCAATACTTACACTGTTGCCTCCTAAGCCATCAATAGCACTGTCTCCAGTGTCACGTTGGACTGAGCCGGAATGTGATTTTCCTGATGAAAAAGACTCAAACTGGGAATTCTAG